One segment of Carya illinoinensis cultivar Pawnee chromosome 13, C.illinoinensisPawnee_v1, whole genome shotgun sequence DNA contains the following:
- the LOC122291511 gene encoding cytochrome P450 CYP82D47-like, with protein MEIISHILAIAGVLVLVLLYNLWRVKTGSHSKGVLAPEPSGALPIIGHLHQLRSQNTIARTFGTMADKHGPIFRFRFGMKPGVVISSHEAVKECFTTNDKVFATRPMSSQGKYLGHDYAGFAFAPYGSYWSKMRKLAVSELLSNRRLETLKDMQISEVDTLVKNLYSVCKTNEHKPVKVAIGEWLEGLTVNIVTKVIARKRYFGYADDGNDGEAKRIGKLIREFMYLAGTPVMFDLIPFLGCIDFQGQVKSMKHVAGELDSLIGSWVEEHIARRLKSDEQSHEPDFIDVMLSLIEEDSMFGHTRETIIKATATTLILGGSETISVNLKWLISLLLNNKHALKRVQEELDLKVGRGRWVEDYDMKDLVYLQAIIKESLRLYTPIPLSAPHEAMEDCQVCGYFIPKGTRLFVNIWKLHRDPRIWKEPNDFLPERFLSSHANMDVSRQHFEFTPFGSGRRSCPGDMFALQVSQLTLARLLQGFELTAPLNKPVDMNEGLGSTMAKATSLEVVFTPRLSSKLYEC; from the exons ATGGAAATAATTTCTCATATACTTGCAATTGCAGGGGTTTTAGTGTTGGTGCTATTGTACAACCTGTGGAGAGTGAAAACTGGAAGTCATAGTAAGGGTGTGTTAGCCCCAGAACCATCGGGTGCCTTGCCAATTATTGGCCACCTTCATCAACTTCGTTCCCAAAACACAATCGCCAGAACCTTCGGTACCATGGCTGATAAACATGGTCCCATCTTCAGGTTCCGGTTTGGCATGAAACCTGGAGTTGTGATTAGCAGTCATGAGGCAGTCAAGGAGTGCTTCACCACAAATGACAAGGTTTTCGCTACACGCCCTATGTCTAGCCAGGGAAAGTACCTTGGTCACGACTATGCAGGATTTGCGTTTGCCCCTTACGGATCATATTGGAGTAAGATGCGAAAGCTAGCGGTTTCTGAACTCCTCTCCAACCGCCGACTTGAGACACTCAAAGACATGCAAATCTCTGAGGTGGATACCTTGGTTAAAAATCTGTACTCTGTTTGCAAGACCAACGAGCACAAGCCAgtcaaggtggcgattggtgaaTGGCTTGAGGGCCTAACCGTGAATATAGTTACCAAAGTTATTGCGAGGAAGAGATATTTTGGTTACGCCGATGATGGAAATGATGGAGAGGCAAAACGCATAGGGAAACTTATAAGAGAATTCATGTATTTAGCTGGGACTCCTGTCATGTTTGATCTAATTCCATTTCTTGGATGTATTGATTTTCAAGGTCAAGTGAAATCGATGAAGCATGTTGCAGGGGAATTGGACTCTCTAATAGGAAGTTGGGTTGAAGAACATATTGCAAGGAGGCTCAAGAGTGATGAGCAAAGCCACGAGCCAGATTTCATCGATGTCATGCTATCACTAATTGAGGAGGATTCCATGTTTGGTCATACCCGAGAAACCATTATCAAGGCAACTGCAACG ACTCTTATCTTAGGTGGTTCTGAAACTATTTCTGTTAATCTGAAATGGCTCATATCTttattattaaacaataaacATGCTTTGAAGCGTGTCCAAGAAGAGCTGGATCTCAAAGTTGGAAGGGGTAGATGGGTGGAAGATTACGATATGAAAGATTTGGTTTACCTCCAAGCGATAATCAAAGAGTCCCTGCGCTTATACACACCAATCCCTTTATCAGCTCCACACGAGGCAATGGAAGATTGTCAAGTTTGTGGCTATTTCATTCCAAAAGGAACTCGTTTGTTTGTGAATATATGGAAGTTGCATCGAGACCCAAGGATTTGGAAGGAGCCTAATGATTTTTTGCCCGAGAGGTTTCTCTCAAGCCATGCAAATATGGATGTTTCAAGACAACATTTTGAATTCACACCATTTGGCTCTGGAAGAAGATCTTGCCCCGGAGACATGTTTGCCTTGCAAGTATCGCAATTGACACTAGCTCGTTTGCTTCAGGGATTTGAGTTAACAGCGCCATTGAACAAGCCGGTGGACATGAATGAGGGCTTAGGCAGTACCATGGCCAAAGCAACTTCCTTAGAAGTTGTCTTCACTCCGCGCCTTTCTTCCAAACTCTATGAATGCTAA